The nucleotide sequence tcataaacatatttcaaaccctacagcgggaatccctcacgcttgcgcgacacggagggcacaataggacagcaccaataataaaacatgcaactcaaaccaatcacaatcatcaattaacccataggacaaaacggatctactcaaacatcataagatagccatacatcattggggaataatatatagagttgagcaccatgtttaagtagagattacagcgggtaagagagaggttacaccgctgcatagagggaggaagagttggtgatgaatgcggtgaagttgttggtgaagatcgcggtgatcatgatagcccccggcagcgctcaggcgccaccggaagcaagggggagagagccccccttcttcttcttcttccttgacctcctccctagatgggacaagggtttcccctctggtccttggctcccatggcttgggaggggcgagagcccctccaagattggatctatctctctgtttctgcgttctcagattctaccccttcaccgtttcttaaatatccggagatccgtaactccgattggggtgaatctttcgcccagatctttctcataatattagctttcttgcaccaaaagaagagcgtcaaccgctaTAACACCCacgatacggctatatctcccacgtgtcgaagcacgacttagaggcataaccacatggtggttttgtcgtaagaagggtcatcttcacacaatcccatgtaatgaacaagaatgggataaagagagttgtcttacaatcaccacttcacacaatacataattaagatcatacatcattcaaaatacactcatagaccgactacggtcaaatccaaatgaaaagaagacaaccccaaatgctagatccccgatcgtcccgactgggctccactactgatcatatggaaacgaaacatagtaacggccaaggtcctcgtcaaactcccacttgagctcggttgcgccacttgcgctggtatcctcggcacctgcatctgatttggtagaatctgtgagtcacgaggactcagcaatctcacacccgcgagatcaagactatttaagctcataggtaggaaaaggggtaatatggtggagctgtaccaagcactaagcatatatggtggctaacatacgcaagtgagagcgagaagagaagcaacgcatcggtcgagaagctagaagcgatcaagaagtggtCCGGAAACTACTTACgtacatacataacccaaaccgtggtcacctcccggactccgccgagaagagaccatcacggctacacacgctgttgatgtattttattgaagtcaagtgtcaagttatgtacaaccggacattaacaaatgcccatctacctcataaccacgggcacggctttcgaaagataaatataccctgcaggggtgtcccaacttagcccatcacaagctctcacggtcaacaaaggatataccttctcccaggaagacccgatcagcctcggaatcccggttcgcaagacatttcgacaatggtaaaacaagaccagcaaagccgcccgatgtgccgacaaatcccgataggagctgcacatatctcgttctcagggcaacaccggatgagactagctacgagtaaaaccagacttcgtgtttccccgaggtggccccgcaggtagctcagttcgggccaacactcgaaggagcaccgGTTCGGGGGggagggggtaaataaagatgaccctcgggctcgcaaaaacccaagggaaaaaggcttaggtggcaaatggtaaaaccaagtttgggccttgctggaggagttttattcaaagcaaactgtcaagggggtcccataaatcacccaaccatgtaaggaacgcaaaatgaaggaacataacaccggtatgatggaaactagggcggcaagagtggaacaagtcaccaggcataaggccgagccttccaccctttaccaagtatataaggtgcattaattaaataggagatattgtgatatccaaaaatatccatgttccaacaaggaacaaacttcatcttcacctgcaactagtaacgctataagaggggctgagcaaaagcgttgacatagccaaacaacgatttgctaggacaggatggttagaggtttgacatggcaatagggaggcatgataaacagtggcacgtagagctaacatagcgatagagcgagcaactatcaacgcaaagatagaagtgatgtcgaaggtatggtcatcttgcgtgcaaggttctcaatgttgtcgaaggcttgatcctcgttagcgtactcaacaggttcctcgtgcacgtactcgtctcctggctctacccaaagcaagaacacaaacaatggaaccacaataaatcacggagcaatgcacaagcaacatgatgcaatacatgtcatgatatgcgagatgtgatatgcaatgcgtatgcatgctccgggaggaaaaaggatgaacaaggcatcaacttggcaaaccaagtatgccgctggaaatatgagatgatttcggttgaaatcgatataaagatctccgggaacggatgcacggtttgcaaatggcaagcaaaacaagaatgacacaaatcagcgattaacagcatgatgctacttagcatgcaacaagaaactatgctacagcaccccaacatagaaacaaagcatatggcagtgatctacatgagatgcttgacaaaagaggaacactgagatacggctaaatcacacaacaacaggttcaaacaagcatggtgaaagtgcaaaagatatcaggttggacatggcataaacagcatcaggtagcaatgttcagagcaagttatcaacatgctacaggaacttataatagcaaaacaagacatggtatgattctactcaaagcatagtacaaaagacccttagtgaccatgagccaaaaaggataagaagatatgatggcacccatgtaaacatagcaagtttcattaacagattcaacAAACAGAGCATGacattgacagaattacgaaggcatcttcgcgagctcgattcactcaccacaagtcattgaatgacaatataagcataacatcagcaagaagacatgtttatgaagctaaccatggcaagaacaagttcattgcatgcaaggatcaactacaacaaccttggcaaaattgaataacatgtaaacaatctgccaggaaacattttatagcaaaagtagaacacgaaaaagacatgctagactactccataattgcaaacaagggcatgaatggatataacataaccatatgttcaaaacatccttactgaagtatctcaaaatatgcacggatctctctgtagcatcaagtttacatggcatcaaagtaACAGCAAAACagagactaaaatcagcaacatcacgaagcctagtttgcatgcttgtgctagtcaccacatttatcacaaaaCTACATcataagcacctctgtaaagatggcatggcatagaccaaaacacatgtagagctcatgcccataagatgcacacaataaatgtagaaaaaatgacaaatgcacacattctgttaagaaacaggaactaacattatgaagcactcttgcatcagagattcaggcatctagatgacctcaaatgaacatggcccaatggaacaaaatgaagagaacatcctgatgaacattttgatatattatgcacatGAAACGGAGCTACAATGACGGAGTTATGATGCGACGAACATGGCTATAAAATAACACAGACGGAAGATTTCGGGGTCAACCCTAAAACTTGACCCGATCCAGACCTGGATCCGGACGCACAGAAGCCGAGGTGGCCGGAGCAACTCGCCGGAGATGAGGTCGGGGAGGCTGCCGGGGGCGAGGCCGGCCGGATCTGGTGCCGGTCGGCGGCGGCAACCGCGATGGGGCCGGCGACGTCGGGTGGCGGCGGCCGGGGGCGCGGGCGGCACGACGgcgcggcggtggggcggcgcggcggcggggcggcgcggtcgggcggcgcgacgggcggcggcgcgctggaCGATGGTGGCTGGGCGGCggccgggcgcgggcggcgcggtggaCGGGGTGGCTGGGTGGCggtcgggcgcgggcggcgcggtggacggcggtggctgggcggcggtcgggcgcgggcggcgcggtggaCGGTGGTGGCTGGGCCCGCGGGGGCCAggagcgggccgagcgggccggtggCGGTGGGACGCGGCGGCGTGCCATGTGTCGCGGCCCGAGaggctggggcgcggcggcggacgtgtccgccccTGCCCGGACGTgttcggcggcggagagggagcgggctagggtttcgggatccGGAAATTtcggaggggtgcacatatttatagggtagagggagttaggagtgtctaaatgaggtgtagttttcgcccacacgatcgtgatccaacgacggagagcatggaagtgacttagatgggttattgggctgttttggaggggtgttgggctgcaacccaaaagaggcccttgtggttatgcggttaaccgttggagtatcaaacgacctccaaatggcacgaaacttgacaggcggtctaccggtgctataccagggccacttggcaaggctcggtccattccaagaacgtttaacacccgcacacgaaaagagataaagaggggtgcgccggtgcaagtgggagagttggattgcaaaacggacaacggggaaaatgctcggatgcatgagacgaacacgtatgcaaatgagatgcacatgatgacatgatatgagatgcatgacatgaataaaatgcaaaacaaaagacaaaacccaaccacggagggaatatcataacacatagccgaaaatggcaagagttggagttacaaagatggaaagttacaacAGGGGTGttacaaccgccttacgggtggcccacgagagcccaggccgcgcccagggggagggcgcccccctgtctcgtggccaccccggacaccgttttgcgttgcttttacttcccaaaaatcataaatattccaaaaaaaatcttcgtccgtttttatcccgtttggactctgtttgatattgggtttccatgaaacaaaaaacatgcaacagacaggaactagcactgggcactggatcaatatgttagtcccaaaaaatagtataaaaagttgccaaaagtatataaaagttgaataatattggcatgaaacaattaaaaattatagatacgacggagacctatcaggtcccgaactgtgcttctgaggatcaatggtaacaagggacgatggggacataatgtttacccaagttcgggccctcttaaaggaggtaaaaccctacgtcctgcttgattgtattcaatgagtataggggttacaagagttgatctacctcaagatcgtaatggctaaaccctagttgtctagcctctGAATATTCTGagagcctctatggactaagccctccggtttatatacacatcggaggggcctagggttgtacagagtcggtttgcgggggaaggaaataacatatccagaCATCTAACTTTCCATCcatgcatataggagtcctaccggAACATGGGGGGGGGGAGTCTTCTGCttttatcttcacgacccatcagtccggcccatatcaagtagtccggacacccgaggaccccctaatccaggactccctcaatctcctATTCCACTGCACTCCTCTAAAGCCGCTTTGGGATATGCTCGGCAGCCTGCATGAAGGACGCACGGATAATCTCCTCCATATCTGGCAGGGGGCTACTTCGAATAAAGTCAGGTCCACAGTACTTCTTGCTGTCCTGTGGAACATTTGGAAATGACGCAATGCCAAAGTATTTCGACAATGCAACCAAGGCATTCATTGCATTATCAGAGAAGCGGCTGATGACCTTGCCCTCTGGGCCCATCGATGTAATATTCCTTCTAAAAAGGTCTTCTTCGAGACTGGGGCTCCATGTTGTATCACCTAGCCGCGAGATTGTAGCTTAATTACCTCTCTCTCCCCttgtaccccccccccctttatccCCTATGCTGTTGTAATTGATTCTTGGTCATTAATATATGTTCAGGCCGGCGTAAGCCCGCCGTTGACGTGTCAAAAAAACTCTCAAAGAATTCACTCGCAATGGAGGATGTACGCAAGCATAGAAAGATGTCACACCATGACTAGTGCTTCGTGTGTGGAGCTCAAGACTTGTGGAGACACAGTCTCCTAGAGTGCACCATGGCACGTTGTGTATGGGTTCTAGTGGACCATGATTCGTTAGAGCATATGATTGCAACACCAGGGCCAGATGCTAGGAGCTGGCTCTTTTCAATGATGGATGTTCCAAGTCACGATGAGTTCACACGGATGACGGTGACCTTGTGGGCGATATGGTATGCAAGGAGAAAACTCATTCACGAAGGTATTAATCAGAGCCCCTATGAAACTCACACATTTGTTTCAAACTTCTTTTTTGAGTTGGATCAAATTTCGGTAATACCTAAGCCTACAACAAGAGCTGGTTCTACATGCAATAATGGCAACGACACTGGATCCCGCCTGATGAGGGACTAGTGAAGATAAATGTGGACGCCAGAGTTTCAGTGTAGCACAATGCAGGTACCGCAGCAGCCATCTGCCGTGATCGCGATGGTTCCTATCTTGGGTCGTCAGTGTTAGTTATCCAGGGCATAGCGGATCCAGCTAGTTTGGAAGCTTTAGCTTGCCGAGAAGCTCTTTCACTGGCGCAAGACTTGGGGATGCAGCATCTCCAAATCGCATCGGATTATAAACAGGTGGTGAACCATATTCGCCAGGGTATGGGAGGAAGCTATGGAAGTGTTATTAGAGAGATCCTAGAAACTGTTAGAAATTTTACTTCTTGTAATTTTGTTTTCAAACCTCAAGCTTCAGATATTGAAGTTCATAGGTTAGCTAGGTCAGGTACTTCTCTCCCTTATGGGCGCCATATTTGGTTGGGCACGTCAAGTGACCCAATCGCTTTTCCTATAAACATTGGTATTAATCAATAAGACCTAGCTTTCTTGCTAAAAAAAGCCAATCAGGTAAGAGGCCGCGAGGTGACATTCAACACTAAAAAAATTCAGCAAAGATCCAACGTCAACGAACACAAGGAATAGCAGTTTCACCACCATCCGATGGACCAAATCAATCGAAATCGAGGGAGCATCCTGGAGGTCAGGTGATCTGGAACTAATGGGCGACCACCCTGGCCACCCAAGCAACCTTATACTAGGTTAGAAAGAACTATTGGGCGACCACGCTGGCCACCTCGCAACTACGCCACTGAGGTCAGGTGATCTGGATGTGCTCCTCCCTTGGCTTGTCCTCGGGGCAGGTCCTCGTCGTCGTCCCGGGGCCGGAGCTGGAGCCGGAGCTACGGATCTCCTCGATCCTCCTCACGACCTCCTCCATCCTCGGCCGCTGGTCGGGGTAAATGGTGACGCACGCCATGGCCACCTTGAGCAGCTGCACCATCTCGTTCTCGGTGTTGGGCTGCCTCTGCAGGTCCTCGGCGAACACCTCCGAGGTCCACTCCTCCCGGACCACGGCCAGCACCCACCTCGGGAGGTGCCCAACGTAACCGTCGCGGCTGGGGGACCAGAGGGGGTCCTTCCCTGTCAGCATCTCCAGTAGCAGcacgccgaagctgtacacgtccGACTTCTGGGTCGGCTTCTTGGCCTGCCGGACCTCCGGCGCGCGGTACCCGACGAGCCGCGGGTGGAACTGAAGGGGGGCCATGAGCTGCAAGAGGCCGAAGTCGGAGACGTGCACGCTGAGATCCCGCGAGAGGAGGACGTTGCTCGACTTGATGTTGCCGTGGATGAACTTGCCGCCTGCTCCGGTGTGAAGATGAGCGATCGCTCGTGCGGCGACGAGCGATATCTTCACTCTCGTCTCCCAGTCCAGTGGTGCTCTTCCATCAGATCTGTTCCCTGTGTTCACAATCGATGGTAAGTCGGTGATCATGTAACTTCGTCGTTTCAATACATATGCGGTAGTACAAAGATGCAAGTTAACTATACAGGTGAAGAAAACCGGCACCTATTCTTTTCTACACATTTCAGCATCCATAGAAAAACAGTAGCTCAAAATTCTAAAAAATTGTAGCTACAAAACCACAAACAATTCCCTCTGAATGTTCATCAGAAATTCAGAAAAGAAGTAAAGGTCCTACACTAAACAAATAAATCAGTGTGGAAGGAACTTGTTGACTTCAGCTTGCACTGCCTCAAACTATCTTCCATTTTCCTTCAGCACCATTACGGCCGAGGGTCGAAAGGCAGCATATAAGGAATGTATAGTACAGTATTAATGCTGTATAATCTTCTTATCTAATTCAGAATAACCAACTCGGAATTTTGTATATCTAAGGAATTGTCTTCATCGTTCACTTCGAGATTCCAAAAGATTAACATAAAGGCGATCTCAGTTCTCTCCATGCCAGAATGCATAAATGGCACACTTACTTGGACTGCAGGTTCCTAATTATTTCAGGAACAATTTCACAGTGCTACAAATTTAAAGGCAATTTCTACCATAGAATTGCATGTACTTGTCATCGAAGTAATTGATGAAACACCACGTCAAAACAAGTTTCAAAATTCAAACAGGTAAATGAAATGCATACTTGCATAGTGGTTCAAATCAAAGACTTGAGATAAAGAGCATACCATGCAAAGCAGCTGAAAGGCTACCCGGTGTAACATAGTCATAGACCAAGAGCTTCTCGTCCTTGGAGTAATAGACAGCACGCAAGGGAACAACACCCTGGTGCTGGCCAAGCCTGTCGATTATCTCCATTTGCTGTTTGAATTCCTTCTTTCCCGCCACCACCTCCTTCAGCCTCTTGACCACCACTGTCGTGCCATCCTCAAGACCAGCTTTGTAGGTCGGACCGTAGCTTCCTTTTCCAATGACTTCACCTGAAGCCCTCAACAGATCATCCAAGTCGAAATCATAAGAACAGCTCTCAAAGAAAACTAGCTTGTTCCTCTCTGCTTCTTGGATACCACTGCTGTATTCTGCTCTTCCTTTGCCTTTggatgatgaagctcttggcttgtTCCTCTCTGCTTCCTCAGGATCCCCACCTCCCTTCCTCTTGAAGCAGCATAGTACCAAGATTATCGCAATGACAACAATAACTAATAGCCCTCCTACAACAGCTGCTGCAATGACTATGGTCTTGGGACCATCTTTAGAATTCGGGGGAGGTGCTGCATTAGAAGGAGTAGAAAGTGTTGCTCCTGGACATGGTTCCAGGGGAAGCCCGCATAGAAAAGCATTCCCCAAGAAAGAATTGGCTGGAAACTTCTGCAGAGCAGCTGGAATGGGCCCACTAAGGTTATTGTAGCTCAAATTCAAATACCTCAGTTTAGGGAGGTGAAGATCAGGGATGGGTCCAGAAAGTGAGTTGTTCTGGAGAGACAACCCAGTAAGCCCAGTCATATTCTACACTTTCAATGTGATTTCTCCGACAAATGAGTTGTACGACAGGTCGAGGAACGTTATTTTTGAAGCTAGGGAAGTAGGTATTGTGCCTGACAAGTTGTTGCGCTGAAGGTAGAGAGAGTGCAGATATGGAATGGATGCTACATCAGTGGGGAGGCCAGCAGTAAGACAATTGGACCGAAGGCTTAGCACCTCCAAGGCATCAAGCTTGCCAAGTATGTTGGAGGGCATAGGACCAAACAGTCCTACTGCAGGTAGTCGCAGCATACGAACACGCTTCCCGTCTGGTGTGCATGTAACCCCAACCCAGGATGTGCAGACCTGGGTTGTGAGGGACCAGTTTATTTTTCTTGGATGAGGAAGATATGCAGAAAATTCCAGAAGGGTTTGTTTGTCAGAGTTGAGATCAGCTCCTTTGGCACAAGGAAGAAGCAGACCAGCAGAAAGAAAAGCTATGAGCACAAGATGTTCCACTGTTAGGATGACCAGAGAACAAGCAGAACCAGAATTATAATCCAAGGGTCATCAATGTTTCACTTCTGCTGCAGAAAAGGAAAAGAGTAAGTGACATTGGTTCTTATAACATCAATCAAGAGTCTAAACCATAGTAGGTGTATTATATGCTGCAGTACATAAGTGGAAAAACATAGACAGTAGAAGTAGTGTTATTCGtgactagcaaaaaggcccgtgcgttgcaacgggttatACATATttatctctgtcgagtgcaccaggTAACCATGTTGATTCTCTCAATCTTCTCGACCTAGTGGGCAATGTTAAAGCTTTGATGCTTGCCCTAAAGGGCAGCACTCATATTGTCAATCTACAAGTTTAAGGAGCAACAATCTCATAAAAAATCAATGAAAACATTACAAAATAATTTAAAACGCTCAAATTATGACTGACATATGGCATAATTCCGTAGTCCTAGATCACCGCAGATGTTACAAGCAAATGTTGATGATGTGTGTTTACACATGTTTTTTGCACATCGATAC is from Triticum aestivum cultivar Chinese Spring chromosome 1B, IWGSC CS RefSeq v2.1, whole genome shotgun sequence and encodes:
- the LOC123137075 gene encoding probable inactive receptor kinase At5g58300 codes for the protein MTGLTGLSLQNNSLSGPIPDLHLPKLRYLNLSYNNLSGPIPAALQKFPANSFLGNAFLCGLPLEPCPGATLSTPSNAAPPPNSKDGPKTIVIAAAVVGGLLVIVVIAIILVLCCFKRKGGGDPEEAERNKPRASSSKGKGRAEYSSGIQEAERNKLVFFESCSYDFDLDDLLRASGEVIGKGSYGPTYKAGLEDGTTVVVKRLKEVVAGKKEFKQQMEIIDRLGQHQGVVPLRAVYYSKDEKLLVYDYVTPGSLSAALHGNRSDGRAPLDWETRVKISLVAARAIAHLHTGAGGKFIHGNIKSSNVLLSRDLSVHVSDFGLLQLMAPLQFHPRLVGYRAPEVRQAKKPTQKSDVYSFGVLLLEMLTGKDPLWSPSRDGYVGHLPRWVLAVVREEWTSEVFAEDLQRQPNTENEMVQLLKVAMACVTIYPDQRPRMEEVVRRIEEIRSSGSSSGPGTTTRTCPEDKPREEHIQIT